A region of Micromonospora sp. WMMD882 DNA encodes the following proteins:
- a CDS encoding NPP1 family protein — MAVLGTAALLVGLSPTAARAENLPNLPYRAGGYEASFAPAYDYDTDGCYPVAAIAPDGTLNPGLNTTGAVNGNCRDQFDLDRTQSYARSTCNNGWCAIVYASYFEKDQNAQGCCGHRHDWEHVISWVNQSANQVEYVSRTVHNSQQTHHRSAVRFDGTHPKIVYHKEGAGGSHLFRLANSGDEPPENHYRNWRYPTLVDWNGWPSTWLRDRLMWADFGAATIKITDNQDRFRILLNDTKPGGIPFNPWA, encoded by the coding sequence GTGGCGGTCCTCGGCACGGCGGCGCTGCTGGTGGGCCTGAGCCCCACGGCGGCGCGAGCCGAGAACCTGCCCAATCTCCCCTACCGCGCCGGGGGGTACGAGGCGTCGTTCGCGCCCGCCTACGACTACGACACCGACGGTTGCTACCCCGTCGCCGCCATCGCGCCCGACGGGACCCTCAACCCCGGGCTCAACACCACGGGAGCGGTCAACGGCAACTGCCGTGACCAGTTCGACCTCGACCGGACCCAGAGCTACGCGCGGTCGACGTGCAACAACGGCTGGTGCGCCATCGTCTACGCGAGCTACTTCGAAAAGGACCAGAACGCACAGGGCTGCTGTGGCCACCGGCACGACTGGGAACACGTCATCTCGTGGGTCAACCAGTCGGCCAACCAGGTCGAGTACGTCTCCCGCACGGTACACAACAGTCAGCAGACGCATCACCGTTCGGCGGTCCGGTTCGACGGGACCCACCCCAAGATCGTGTATCACAAGGAGGGCGCGGGCGGTTCGCACCTCTTCCGACTCGCGAACAGCGGCGACGAGCCGCCGGAGAACCACTATCGCAACTGGCGGTACCCCACCCTGGTCGACTGGAACGGCTGGCCCAGCACCTGGCTGCGGGACAGGCTGATGTGGGCGGACTTCGGCGCCGCCACCATCAAGATCACCGACAACCAGGACCGGTTCAGGATCCTGCTCAACGACACCAAACCCGGCGGTATCCCGTTCAACCCCTGGGCGTAG
- a CDS encoding glucose 1-dehydrogenase, whose protein sequence is MSRFTDQTVLVTGGAGGQGASHVRALHADGANVVIADVNAERGARLAAELGDGARFVRLDVSQEESWVTAVAETEQVFGALTILVNNAGVQHPPAPIEATDRAVWARILDINLTGAFLGIKAAAPALRRAGGGTIINIASTMGIGGTARYAPYVASKWAVRGLTRTAALELGRDNIRVNAIHPGVVATPFITEPAAGGDAAIADFYSPEPYAVPRLGQPADITALLLFLASPDATFITGAEYVIDGGLLLGPALRKEAA, encoded by the coding sequence ATGTCCCGCTTCACCGACCAGACCGTTCTCGTGACCGGCGGCGCCGGCGGGCAGGGAGCCAGCCACGTACGCGCCCTGCACGCCGACGGCGCCAACGTCGTCATCGCCGACGTCAATGCCGAGCGTGGCGCCCGCCTCGCCGCCGAGTTGGGAGACGGGGCGCGTTTCGTCCGCCTCGACGTGTCCCAGGAGGAGTCGTGGGTCACCGCCGTCGCGGAGACCGAGCAGGTCTTCGGCGCGCTCACGATCCTGGTCAACAACGCCGGGGTGCAGCACCCGCCGGCCCCCATCGAGGCCACCGACCGGGCCGTGTGGGCCCGCATCCTCGACATCAACCTCACCGGCGCCTTCCTCGGCATCAAGGCAGCCGCCCCGGCGCTACGGCGCGCGGGGGGAGGAACGATCATCAACATCGCCTCCACCATGGGCATCGGCGGCACCGCCCGCTATGCGCCCTACGTCGCCAGCAAATGGGCGGTTCGAGGACTCACCCGGACCGCAGCCCTCGAGTTGGGTCGCGACAACATCCGCGTCAACGCGATCCACCCCGGCGTCGTCGCCACCCCGTTCATCACCGAGCCGGCAGCCGGCGGCGACGCCGCGATCGCCGACTTCTACTCGCCCGAGCCGTACGCCGTCCCGCGACTCGGGCAGCCCGCCGACATCACCGCGCTGCTGTTGTTCCTCGCCTCGCCGGACGCGACCTTCATCACCGGCGCCGAGTACGTCATCGACGGAGGGCTGCTCCTCGGCCCCGCGCTGCGGAAGGAAGCCGCGTGA
- a CDS encoding SDR family oxidoreductase: MTADKITETDQNRIDQARLETCLSVFEALEDLPPDHPDVVRVQRATAKLYKMIKQRRREERRDAIAAADRAVTAATATGAPGRIDDETQGNPLSSPTVGATAGVLHKPRGCYICKQRYRDVDAFYHQLCPPCAALNRERRNARTDLTGRRALLTGGRAKIGMYIALRLLRDGAHTTVTTRFPHDAVRRFAAMPDSGEWLHRLRVVGIDLRDPAQVIALADSVSSQGPLDILINNAAQTVRRTPAAYAQLIAAEAAALPDGPLPEMITFAKPAGQGDPAGSLTAPLNSPTITPHALTALALTSGSASPERIATASAIDAGGLVPDLDPVNSWVQRVHEVNPVELLEVQLCNVTAPFVLVSRLRPAMAAANARRKYVVNVSAMEGQFARGYKGPGHPHTNMAKAALNMLTRTSAQEMLADGILMTSVDTGWITDERPHPTKMRLADAGFHAPLDLVDGAARVYDPIVRGEQGEDLYGCFLKDYTPCAW; this comes from the coding sequence ATGACTGCGGACAAAATTACAGAAACCGATCAAAACCGCATCGACCAGGCCCGACTGGAGACCTGTCTCAGCGTCTTCGAGGCGTTGGAGGACCTGCCTCCCGATCACCCCGACGTGGTGCGGGTGCAGCGCGCCACCGCGAAGCTCTACAAAATGATCAAGCAGCGGCGACGCGAGGAACGGCGGGATGCCATCGCAGCGGCCGACCGTGCGGTGACGGCGGCCACCGCCACCGGCGCCCCAGGCCGGATCGACGACGAGACCCAGGGCAACCCGCTCTCCTCCCCCACCGTAGGTGCCACGGCCGGCGTCCTGCACAAGCCGCGCGGCTGCTACATCTGCAAGCAGCGCTACCGCGATGTGGACGCCTTCTACCATCAGCTCTGCCCGCCCTGCGCCGCACTGAACCGGGAACGCCGCAACGCCCGCACCGACCTGACCGGCCGACGCGCGCTGCTCACCGGCGGCCGGGCGAAGATCGGCATGTACATCGCGCTGCGGCTGCTGCGCGACGGCGCGCACACCACGGTGACCACACGGTTTCCCCACGACGCGGTCCGCCGATTCGCCGCGATGCCCGACAGCGGGGAGTGGCTCCACCGCCTGCGAGTCGTCGGAATCGACCTGCGCGACCCCGCTCAGGTAATCGCCCTCGCTGACTCGGTCAGCAGCCAGGGACCACTCGACATCCTGATCAACAACGCGGCGCAGACCGTCCGCCGCACGCCTGCGGCGTACGCGCAACTCATCGCCGCGGAGGCGGCGGCCCTGCCGGACGGCCCACTGCCGGAGATGATCACATTCGCCAAACCGGCCGGCCAGGGTGACCCGGCGGGCAGCCTGACAGCCCCACTGAATTCGCCCACCATCACCCCGCACGCGCTCACAGCGCTCGCGCTGACCAGCGGCTCCGCCTCGCCGGAACGGATCGCGACAGCCAGCGCCATCGACGCCGGCGGCCTGGTGCCGGACCTCGACCCGGTCAACAGTTGGGTGCAGCGGGTGCACGAAGTGAACCCGGTCGAGCTGCTCGAAGTACAGCTGTGCAACGTGACCGCACCGTTCGTGCTGGTCAGCCGACTGCGACCGGCGATGGCCGCAGCGAACGCCCGCCGCAAGTACGTGGTGAACGTGTCGGCGATGGAGGGCCAGTTCGCCCGCGGCTACAAAGGGCCAGGGCACCCACACACCAACATGGCCAAGGCCGCGCTGAACATGCTGACCCGCACCAGCGCTCAGGAGATGCTGGCCGACGGCATCCTCATGACCAGCGTCGACACCGGCTGGATCACCGACGAACGGCCACACCCGACGAAGATGAGGCTGGCGGACGCCGGCTTCCACGCCCCGCTGGACCTCGTCGACGGCGCGGCCCGGGTCTACGACCCGATCGTCCGCGGCGAACAGGGCGAAGACCTGTACGGCTGCTTCCTCAAGGACTACACACCCTGCGCCTGGTGA
- a CDS encoding TetR/AcrR family transcriptional regulator: MTPAPSAYHQRVAEEKRALIVRAATELFLELGYDRVSLARVADSAGVSKATLFKQFPTKAALFDAIVVDSWAENDVADVPPAGDLAAGLTVLGRRYATLLAQPGMADLFRIVIAELPRFPELAKAHFSQGKLPYFESVRVYLLAERDAGAADIADPEMAATQFLGMISNYLFWPGLLLPDWAVTPARTVAVVEEAVRTMVARYGADVHHREP, translated from the coding sequence ATGACCCCAGCACCGTCGGCCTATCACCAGCGCGTGGCGGAGGAGAAGCGCGCGCTCATCGTGCGGGCGGCTACCGAGCTCTTCCTCGAGCTGGGCTACGACCGGGTGTCGCTGGCGCGTGTCGCCGACAGCGCCGGCGTGTCGAAGGCGACGCTGTTCAAGCAGTTCCCGACAAAGGCGGCGTTGTTCGACGCCATCGTCGTCGACTCGTGGGCCGAGAACGACGTCGCCGACGTACCGCCCGCCGGTGACCTGGCGGCCGGTCTGACGGTTCTGGGACGGCGCTACGCGACGCTGTTGGCCCAGCCGGGGATGGCCGACCTGTTTCGCATCGTCATCGCCGAACTGCCGCGCTTTCCCGAGCTGGCCAAGGCTCACTTCTCGCAGGGCAAACTGCCGTACTTCGAGTCCGTCCGGGTCTACCTGCTGGCCGAGCGTGACGCGGGAGCCGCAGACATCGCCGATCCGGAGATGGCCGCCACGCAGTTCCTCGGGATGATCTCCAACTACCTCTTCTGGCCGGGCCTGCTGCTCCCGGACTGGGCGGTGACTCCTGCCCGGACGGTCGCGGTCGTGGAAGAAGCCGTCCGAACCATGGTGGCGCGGTACGGCGCCGATGTTCACCACCGGGAGCCGTGA
- a CDS encoding LuxR C-terminal-related transcriptional regulator — protein sequence MTDREVDVLRVTGEGYAVTEIAARLHLAPGTVRNYLSNAMRKTQTRTRHEAARYAREHDWL from the coding sequence CTGACCGACCGGGAAGTCGACGTGCTGCGGGTCACCGGCGAGGGCTACGCGGTCACCGAGATCGCCGCCCGCCTGCACCTCGCGCCGGGCACCGTACGTAACTATCTGTCCAACGCGATGCGCAAGACCCAGACCCGGACCCGCCACGAGGCGGCCCGCTACGCCCGCGAACACGACTGGCTGTGA
- a CDS encoding GPP34 family phosphoprotein: MLRRLVARGDIDQETRRVLGLFRSTALREGRTERRARLLADVRQVLVDGVEPNARVAALTALVSASGTLPQFHREIPWTSSVITRAKELERGDWGADVASAAVTRTVTATVVNSAIVAITVLPRGQAPE, from the coding sequence GTGCTGCGGCGGCTCGTCGCGCGAGGGGACATCGACCAGGAGACCCGTAGGGTTCTCGGCCTGTTCAGGTCCACCGCTCTGCGGGAAGGACGGACCGAGCGCCGGGCCCGTCTCCTCGCCGACGTCCGACAGGTGCTCGTGGACGGCGTGGAGCCGAACGCGCGGGTCGCCGCGCTCACGGCCCTGGTCTCGGCGAGCGGAACGCTCCCGCAGTTCCATCGCGAGATCCCCTGGACGTCGTCGGTGATCACACGGGCCAAGGAGCTCGAACGCGGCGACTGGGGCGCCGACGTCGCGTCGGCGGCCGTGACCCGCACCGTGACGGCCACCGTGGTGAACAGCGCCATCGTGGCGATCACCGTACTTCCGCGGGGCCAGGCGCCGGAGTGA